The Veillonellales bacterium genome contains the following window.
AACGGTTTTGGAGACCGCTACTCTACCAGTTGAGCTACACCCCTACTATGGCAATTCAAAATTAATTATACCCTGCTTGTCAATCCATCACCACGGGCATATTATAAGTTATTTTGTTTCTTTGTGTAAAGTATGTTTTTTGCAGAACTTGCAGTACTTGTTAAATTCAATTCTATCCGGATCATTTTTCTTGTTTTTATTGGTCTGATAGTTACGCTGCTTGCATTCCGTACAGGCCAATGTTACCGCATTGCGCATGATTTGCACCTCTCTTACCCTGTAAATATGATACCTGTTTAAAATGTCACTAATATAATTTAGCACACTTATAACTTCATGTCAATACTACGTACGGGCATGTTGCAAGTAAGCCATGGAAAAAATTGGCCCTGCTTTATACATATATCCACAAGGTATCGATTTTATACACCTGCAGTCCGTTCCCGTTCTTTTCGTTATTAAACACAAAACCCGGTTGGCGGTCAACCGGGTTTTGACATTCTTTACTATTCACTTATTGCGGTTACCACACCGGCCCCGACCGTGCGGCCGCCTTCGCGGATGGCAAACCGCAGCCCTTCTTCAATGGCGATAGGCGTAATCAGTTCGATCGACATCTGAACATTATCCCCCGGCATACACATCTCCACGCCTTCCGGCAGCTGTACCACACCGGTAACATCGGTAGTACGGAAATAGAATTGAGGCCGATAGTTGGAAAAGAAGGGAGTATGCCGGCCACCTTCTTCTTTCGACAGTACATAAACTTCCGCTTTGAATTTCGTATGGGGATGGATACTGCCAGGCTTAGCCAAAACCTGTCCCCGTTCAATTTCCTTCCGTTCAATGCCCCGCAGCAGCGCGCCGATATTATCCCCGGCTACCGCCTGATCCAGCAGTTTGCGGAACATTTCCACTCCCGTTACAACCGTCGATTTTGGTTTCTCAGCCATACCGACGATTTCAACCGTATCACCGACTTTAACAGCACCGCGTTCCACACGGCCGGTAGCAACGGTACCACGACCGGTAATAGTAAATACATCTTCCACCGGCATCAGGAAGGGTTTATCCGTATCCCGCTTCGGCGTAGGAATATATTCATCAACCGCTTTCATCAAATCATAGATTTTGCCGCACCATGGGCAGTCAGGCTTCGCACAGCCGCACTCCAGAGCTTTTACGGCAGAACCGGTAATGATCGGAATGTCATCGCCGGGAAAATCATAGCTGCTCAGAAGTTCGCGAACTTCCATCTCAACCAGTTCCATTAATTCAGGATCATCCACCAAATCGGCTTTGTTCAAAAATACGACCATCGCCGGTACACCTACCTGGCGGGACAGCAGAATATGCTCACGGGTTTGCGGCATCGGACCATCAGCGGCACTTACCACGAGAATTGCGCCATCCATCTGCGCCGCACCGGTAATCATATTTTTAACATAGTCCGCGTGGCCTGGGCAGTCCACATGGGCATAGTGGCGATTGGCTGTTTCATACTCAACATGGGCCGTATTAATGGTAATACCGCGTTCTCTTTCTTCCGGCGCCTTGTCAATCATATCATACGCCATGAATTCGGCACCGCCGCTTTTCGAAAGAGTCAAAGTGATGGCGGCAGTCAGCGAAGTTTTCCCATGGTCGACATGACCGATGGTACCAATGTTTACATGGGGCTTGGTTCTTTCAAACTTTTTCTTAGCCATTGTACATTGTTTCCTCCTCAGTTTACTGAATATTAGAATAGAATTCTAGCGGATGTGCTGAAATTCCTGCTGCCAAAAACAAAAAAGCC
Protein-coding sequences here:
- the rpmG gene encoding 50S ribosomal protein L33, with translation MRNAVTLACTECKQRNYQTNKNKKNDPDRIEFNKYCKFCKKHTLHKETK
- the tuf gene encoding elongation factor Tu, producing MAKKKFERTKPHVNIGTIGHVDHGKTSLTAAITLTLSKSGGAEFMAYDMIDKAPEERERGITINTAHVEYETANRHYAHVDCPGHADYVKNMITGAAQMDGAILVVSAADGPMPQTREHILLSRQVGVPAMVVFLNKADLVDDPELMELVEMEVRELLSSYDFPGDDIPIITGSAVKALECGCAKPDCPWCGKIYDLMKAVDEYIPTPKRDTDKPFLMPVEDVFTITGRGTVATGRVERGAVKVGDTVEIVGMAEKPKSTVVTGVEMFRKLLDQAVAGDNIGALLRGIERKEIERGQVLAKPGSIHPHTKFKAEVYVLSKEEGGRHTPFFSNYRPQFYFRTTDVTGVVQLPEGVEMCMPGDNVQMSIELITPIAIEEGLRFAIREGGRTVGAGVVTAISE